The DNA region CCTGCGGGCCGGTCCGGACCGCGACGCGCGTACGCTGCTCGGCACACGGCTCAGAGCACTGCTGGCCGAGATCGAGGGCGGTGCGCTCGACGACGCGGACGTGTGCGGTGCGTCGCTCAGCGACCGCCTGGAAGACGCGAGCGACGACGAGCTGTTCGACCTCATCAGCCGCGAACTCGAGCAGTAGGCGACCGCTCGGGCGTGGCGGACGTCCGGCCGGGGGCGGTGGACGTCCGCCCCGGGCCTGCAAGCCGACGGCCGTACCAGGAGGGATGGTACGGCCGTCATGTGTGGTGTGGCGCCGAGGCCCGGCGCGGTCGGTCCCCGGTCCGCGGCGGCCGCAGAGGACCGGCCCGGCCACGGAGTCGCTCGACCTGCCATGGAAGCCTTACTTGATGAACTCCGGCAGGACGCGAGGCGGCCACTGGCCCACCGTCAGCATGCCCATGGAATGAGCGCGGGCCACCAGGGCGGCCCGGTTGGGCGCCTTGAGCTTGCGCAGCATGAGACCGACGTGGTACTCGACGCCCTGACGGCTCAAGTAGAGCCTGGCGGCGAGCTGTACGGTCGAGGCGCCGGCTGCTATCCCTTCCAGGACCTGCGCGTCGAGCTTGCTCAGCAGCCGCTCCCGCGGGTGGCCGGCCACGTCTCTGAGATCCGTGCTGTCCGCCTCCGTGTCGGGTCGTACCTGCACGACGATGCCGGCCAGGTTCCCGGTGGTGTTCTGCACGGCGATGCCGGTGAGTTCGCCGGAGAAGACCCGGCCCGCGGTGCCGAGGCCGACCATGCGCTCGGCGAAGCGGCTGGAGCGGCCTTCGGCGAGCCGGGTGAAGTGGCGGTTCAGCACCGAGGGGGCGGAGGGATGGAGCAGTTCGTACAGATTGCGGCCGCAGGTGTCGGCGGAGGTGCGGCCGAACTGGCGCGAGAAGTCGGGTTCCGCGGCCACGATGTGCATGTGGGGATCTATATGAGCTGTGTAAAGGCGGCGGTTGCTCGGCGCAAGAGCCCGTGACTCCTGGGTATGACGGAGAACGACGGCCTGATGCGGTATGGACGTCCTGTCTCTGTTCTGCGGGGCACTCACTACGTGCGTGGTCACTGCGACGCTCCGTCTTTCTGCGTTCAGATGTGGGGGATGCACGCACCACCTGGGAGCGCATCTGATCACAGGTGATGCGAACTCGGCCGGGTCCCGGTCAATGACCCGTCGAGCCATTGTCTGATCAACTGCGGCAAAGCCTAGGAATGCACCTACAGGCCGGTCAAGCAAACCTTTGCGTGGCCCGAAAACATTGTGGTTCGGTGGTTCGGTGGTGGGGTGCGGCGCAGTTCCTGGGGCGCCTTCGTGAGGTACCGCCACCGCACCTGATCAGCCAGGTCGGCACCGAATCTCAAGGTCCGGACGCCCTCGGGACCGCGTCCGCGACCGCTGCCGTGCACGTGTCCGCATGATCGTCCGCACCGCTGGTCGGGCAGCCCGTGTGACCGTTCGGCCTCCTTGGCTGCCCGTTTGTTGCCCGAACGGAGGGAGGGGGAATGGCGGATTCCGGAGCGGTACGGCGGAAAGGCGAAAGTGGCGCGGGTCACGCGGGAGGCGTTTCGCGGAGTTCCTCAAGGGCTTGAGTGAGATCCGGGCGGCCCGCAATTCCGAGTTTTCGATACGCCTTCGTCAGATGTTTTTCAACCATGCGAGAGGACGTGCCCAGCTGGGCCGATATCTCGGAATTGCTGAGACCGGTGGCCGCCAGCTGCGCCACTTTCCGCTCGGACGGGGTGAGCCGGTCGGTGGCCGAGGAAATCCGGCTCATGTGCTCGTCCCTCTTCCGGGCGATTCTGCGCGCCAGCGCGTCGGCTCCCTGGTCCACCGCCAGCTCGTGTGCCCGTTCGAGTGCGGTGGAGCGCCGTCTGTGGTCCGTTTCGGGATGGACGCCGAGGGCGTAGAGCGCCTGGCACAGCTCGTGTGCGTTGGTGGCGTTCTCCAGCACCCCGACGCTTTCTTCCAGCACCGCCACGCCCTCCCGGCCGGAGGAGACCTTGCCGAGGGCCACCAGGGCACGCCCCAGCCGGACGGGAGCGCCCCAGGCGCGTGAGCGCTCGACCTCCATGAGTGCTGCCGCCACCGCCTCCTCGTGCTCGCCGAGACGGTGATACATCAGGGCGGCGCAGGAGGACCAGGGGACCGTGACCGGGTTGTGCCAGCCGATGCGTTCCGCACGCCGGCCCGCGGTCTGGAAGTGGACGAGCGCGGTGCGGGTTTCGCCGCGTCCGGCCGCGAGGGTGCCCCGTGCCAGGTGCAGCAGCGCCGCCAGATGCTGGTTCTCGGTGTGCAGCCGGTGCTGGGTGAGGATCTGTTCCGCGAGCTGGGGCTCCTCGGTGTGGAGGGCGACGATGGCCAGGACGGCGGCGCAGACGGTCGGCAGGCCGCCGGTGTCCGGACCGGCCAGGGCGTCGGCCTGGAGCACCTTCTGCCGGGCGTAGGCGAGCTGGCCGTCGGCGAGGGCGACCAGGGCCTGCTCCGCGCGGATGACGGCCTGCTCCACGTCACCGCCCGTGCGCTGGGCGAGCCGGTGTGCCTCGCGCAGCCAGCCGGCCGCGCCTTCCGTCCGGCCGGCGCCGGCGAGAATGTTGATCACCAGTGGCGTGGTGCTGTGGACGTGCTCGGGGGTGGGCCTCTCGTGTTCCAGCAGGCGGGTGCACAGCAGCGACAGTTCCTCGGCGGAAGCGGCGTTGGCGACGAACGCGATGTGCAGGAGGGACGTCACCAGCTCGCGCTCCCCGGTGGTGCGCAGGGAGGGGGAGGGGCCCAGGCCCCGGAAGCGGCGCAGAGCGTGCTTCACATGCGCGGGATCCTGCGCCGACAGCACGTGCTCCCGGGCTTCCAGGCGCAGCGCGAGTTCTCGTTCGATGCGGTCGTCCGGGTCGGACCGGCTCAGTTCCTCGGCCACGGCACGCCGTACGGAGTCGATGCGGAAGGCGGCCGGGTCCATGAGGAGAGGCCCCAGCCGCGTCACGGCGTCGGCGCGTTCACGCACCGACTCCAGCATCGGTACGGCCTCCGCGACGTGGCGTAAGGAGGCGGCGGAGGCGAAGCTGCGCTCGGCGGTCGCCAGGTCGATCAGCAGGCGGGCCCGATCGCGGCCCGTGGGGGAGGTGTCGAGCAGCGCGCGTCGCAGGTAGCGGGCGGCGTCCCGGGGCGAGCCGCGGCGCAGCGCGCTGTCCGCGGCGGTCCGCAGGATCTCCACGGCCTGCGGACCGTGCAGGGTGATGACCGACATGAGCTGCTCCGCCGCCAGTTCGGCCGGATGACCGGTGCGGTGCAGCAGCTCGGCCGCCACGCTGCGCATGGCGGTGCGCTCGGCCGCGGGCATGCTCTCTTCCAGCAGGTCACGCAGGAGTGTCCCGGGGATGAGGAAGCCGGAGTGCCGCGCCACGAGTCCGGTCAGACGCAGGACGTCGACGGCCTCCGCCCGTCGGTCGTCGTCGATCTCCGCCAGGTAGGCCACCAGCTGGGGGTCGGCGGCGTCGTCGAGGACGGTCAGCGCGTAGGCGACGCGCCGGACGTGGTCCGGCTGCGACCTCAGGAAGACGGCGAGACGCCGGCGGGCCCGTTCCGGACGGAGGGCGGCGGCTGCCGCGCAGTTGGCCTCGGTGGGCTGGAGCTGCCGGTACTGGGCCTCGTCCACCAGGGCCTTCACCAGCAGGGGGTTGCCGCCGGAGCGTCGCAGGAGGGTGTCGACGAACGTGTCGTGGGGCAGGGCGCCGCAGGCTTCCTCCACCAGCAGGCGCACACCGTCGCGGCTGAGCACGGTCAGCTCCACGGCATGGTCCACCGGTTCCAGCGACTGCCGGACCTGCCCCCTGGTGCCGCGTACGTCACCGGGCAGGACGGACAGGACGAACATGATCCGGTTCCGTCTTCGCCGCGTGAGGGACGGCAGCAGCGCCAGCAGGGACTCGCCGTCCGACCACTGGAGGTCGTCCACCATCACCATGACCGGCCGGTCCGACGCCATGGACTCGAGGAGAGCGGTCAGCCAGCGGGGTGCCTGGTGAGGGGTGATCGTGGACCACGGGGGGACGGCCGCGGTGGGGTGCGGTTCCGCTGTGCCCGCCGCGGCCGCCGCGTCCCGCAGCCAGCGTCCGCTGTCGTCGGCCGGTGCGGTCACGAGGACCGAGTCCGCCAGCTGCCGCACGACCCCGAGTGTGAAGTTCTCCTCGGCGGCGGCGGCCTGTGCCCGCAGTGTCAGGAATCCCTCAGCTTCCGCGAGTGCCGCCACCGTCTCCAGGAACGTCGACCGGCCGACTCCGAGTGGGCCCCGGACGGCCAGGAGGCAGCCCTCTCCCTCCGTGGCGCGGTGCAGTGCCGAGGTGGCCTGCGTCAGTTCGGGCTCGCGCTCCAGCAACAAGGCCGTGGTTCTCCTTCAGGGACACCGGCCGCCGGCCACCGCCCCGCGTGCGGTCGGACGGGACGTGGTGAGCGTCGCGCA from Streptomyces sp. ALI-76-A includes:
- a CDS encoding LuxR family transcriptional regulator translates to MLLEREPELTQATSALHRATEGEGCLLAVRGPLGVGRSTFLETVAALAEAEGFLTLRAQAAAAEENFTLGVVRQLADSVLVTAPADDSGRWLRDAAAAAGTAEPHPTAAVPPWSTITPHQAPRWLTALLESMASDRPVMVMVDDLQWSDGESLLALLPSLTRRRRNRIMFVLSVLPGDVRGTRGQVRQSLEPVDHAVELTVLSRDGVRLLVEEACGALPHDTFVDTLLRRSGGNPLLVKALVDEAQYRQLQPTEANCAAAAALRPERARRRLAVFLRSQPDHVRRVAYALTVLDDAADPQLVAYLAEIDDDRRAEAVDVLRLTGLVARHSGFLIPGTLLRDLLEESMPAAERTAMRSVAAELLHRTGHPAELAAEQLMSVITLHGPQAVEILRTAADSALRRGSPRDAARYLRRALLDTSPTGRDRARLLIDLATAERSFASAASLRHVAEAVPMLESVRERADAVTRLGPLLMDPAAFRIDSVRRAVAEELSRSDPDDRIERELALRLEAREHVLSAQDPAHVKHALRRFRGLGPSPSLRTTGERELVTSLLHIAFVANAASAEELSLLCTRLLEHERPTPEHVHSTTPLVINILAGAGRTEGAAGWLREAHRLAQRTGGDVEQAVIRAEQALVALADGQLAYARQKVLQADALAGPDTGGLPTVCAAVLAIVALHTEEPQLAEQILTQHRLHTENQHLAALLHLARGTLAAGRGETRTALVHFQTAGRRAERIGWHNPVTVPWSSCAALMYHRLGEHEEAVAAALMEVERSRAWGAPVRLGRALVALGKVSSGREGVAVLEESVGVLENATNAHELCQALYALGVHPETDHRRRSTALERAHELAVDQGADALARRIARKRDEHMSRISSATDRLTPSERKVAQLAATGLSNSEISAQLGTSSRMVEKHLTKAYRKLGIAGRPDLTQALEELRETPPA
- a CDS encoding LuxR C-terminal-related transcriptional regulator, coding for MPHQAVVLRHTQESRALAPSNRRLYTAHIDPHMHIVAAEPDFSRQFGRTSADTCGRNLYELLHPSAPSVLNRHFTRLAEGRSSRFAERMVGLGTAGRVFSGELTGIAVQNTTGNLAGIVVQVRPDTEADSTDLRDVAGHPRERLLSKLDAQVLEGIAAGASTVQLAARLYLSRQGVEYHVGLMLRKLKAPNRAALVARAHSMGMLTVGQWPPRVLPEFIK